The sequence GCGGCCGCTGGCGCATCGCGCTGCAGGAGCGCAGCGAGCGCCTCGACGGCCTCGCCCGCCTGCCGGCCGGTCGCGCGCAAGCGCAGCACGTCGCCCCGGCGCGCGCCGAGGGAGGCGAGCACGATCAGGCTCGAGGCCGGCACCGGACCGCGCGCGGCCGTCACGTTCTCCAGGGTGATCGCCGCGTCGAAGGCCGCCGCGCGCGTGATGAGCCGCGCGGCAGGGCGGGCGTGGAGGCCGCTCGGATCGGCGATCGCCAGCTCGACCGTCGCGGCCGTCGCGGCCGGCGCGGTCGCGGCCCCGGCCGCCGCCGCGGGGCGCTCCGCCTCGCCGAGATGCTCGGCCTTCGGAGCGAGCGCCTGCCGCGTCTCCGCGGCGACCTGATCGAGCGTGCCGCCCGCCGCCGCCCGCACGGCGGCCGCGATCGCCCCTTCCACGATCGGCCCGCCGGAGAGGCGCGTCCGCGCGGCGACGGCCGGATCGACGAGCTCGAGCGCCGTCTCGGCGCTCAGGATCGCGCCGCCGATGTCCATCAGCACGACGGCGCCGGCCGGCCCGCAGACGCGCTCGATCGCCGCGGCGATCGCGGTCGCGTCGGTGCCGAGCTCGGCGCCGCCGTCGCCCGCGCCCGCCGCGCAGGCGATGGCGACCGCCTCGCCGGTCATCTGGCGGGCCAGCGCCTCGGTGGCCTCGGCGAGCTCTCGGCTGTGCGAGACCAGGACGAGCCCGACGCGGCCCGCCGCCCCGCTCATACGCCTGCCGTCGCGGCCAGGCTCCGCAGCAAGAGCGAACACGACGTGGCGCCGGGGTCCTGGTGCCCAGCGCTGCGCTCTCCGAGGTAGCTCGCCCGGCCCTTGCGAGCGATGAGCGGCACGGTCGCGAGCGCGCCGGCCTGCGCCGCCTCGGCGGCGCGGGCGAGCCCGTCCATGAGCGGGGAGCGCGCCGGCCCGCCCGTGGGCGCCGGCGCGCTCAGCGCGGCCTTGAGCGCGTCGACCGCAGGGGAGAGCGCGTCGACCATCGTCTTGTCGCCGGGCGATGCCTTGCCTCGCCGCTTCACGCCGTCGAGGCCCGCCTCGAGGCACCCGGCCAGGGCCGCGAGGTCGAGCGCCGCCGCGCCGGCCGCCCGCTGGCCCGCGTCGCGGAACAGCGTGCCGTAGAGCGGGCCGCTCGCCCCGCCGACGGTCGACAGCAAGATCATCCCGACGCCCTTCAGCAGCGCGCCGACGTCGCCGTGATCGAGGCCGCCGAGCCGGGAGCGCACCGCCGTGAAGCCGCGCGCCATGTTGACGCCGTGGTCGCTGTCGCCGATCGCCGCGTCGAGCTCGGTCAGGAGCGCCTTCTCGCGCTCCATGACGTCGGCCGCGCGCTCGATCCACGCCGCGATGTGCGCGCCGCTCAAGGCGTCCATGGCTCAGGTCCCCCAGCGCAGCGCCGGCGTGTGCACGGGCGCGTCCCACCAGCGGAGCATCTCGTCGTCGAGCTTGAGCAGGGTCGCCGACGCGCCGGCCATCTCGAGCGACGTGATGTACGACCCCACGAGGCTGCGCGCGACCTTGAGGCCGCGGCCCTGCGCGATCGCGCGCGCCTTGCGGTACACGACGTAGAGCTCGAGGAGCGGCGTCCCGCCCATGCCGTTGACGAACAGCAGCACGTCGTCGCCCGGCTCGAACGGCAGGTCGTCGAGGATCGGCTGCATCAGGATCTCGGCCACCCGGTCGGCCGGCTCCAGCTTGGCCCGCCGCCGGCCGGGCTCGCCGTGGATGCCGATGCCGACCTCCATCTCGTCCGCGCCGAGCTCGAACGATGGCTTGCCGGCG comes from Sorangium aterium and encodes:
- the dhaL gene encoding dihydroxyacetone kinase subunit DhaL, whose amino-acid sequence is MDALSGAHIAAWIERAADVMEREKALLTELDAAIGDSDHGVNMARGFTAVRSRLGGLDHGDVGALLKGVGMILLSTVGGASGPLYGTLFRDAGQRAAGAAALDLAALAGCLEAGLDGVKRRGKASPGDKTMVDALSPAVDALKAALSAPAPTGGPARSPLMDGLARAAEAAQAGALATVPLIARKGRASYLGERSAGHQDPGATSCSLLLRSLAATAGV